From the Musa acuminata AAA Group cultivar baxijiao chromosome BXJ1-2, Cavendish_Baxijiao_AAA, whole genome shotgun sequence genome, one window contains:
- the LOC135595247 gene encoding shaggy-related protein kinase alpha-like, whose translation MASMSMVPSSGSKNPSGTNVDVDRLPGEMSDMRIRDDKEVEATVIDGNGTETGHIIVTTINGRNGQPKQTISYMAERVVGHGSFGTVFQAKCLETGETVAIKKVLQDRRYKNRELQTMRLLDHPNVVCLKHCFFSTTQKDELYLNLVLEYVPETVHRVIKHYNKMNQRMPLIYVKLYMYQICRALAYIHGNIGVCHRDIKPQNVLVNPHTHQLKLCDFGSAKVLVKGEPNISYICSRYYRAPELIFGATEYTTAIDIWSAGCVLAELLLGQPLFPGESGVDQLVEIIKVLGTPTREEIKCMNPNYTEFNFPQIKAHPWHKIFHKRMPPEAVDLVSRLLQYSPNLRCTALEALIHPFFDELRDPSTRLPNGRFMPPLFNFKPHELKGVPMETLTKLIPEHARKQCAFLGL comes from the exons ATGGCCTCAATGAGCATGGTGCCTTCTTCAGGGTCCAAAAATCCGAGTGGCACTAATGTTGATGTGGATAGATTGCCAGGTGAAATGAGTGATATGAGAATACGGGATGATAAG GAAGTGGAAGCCACAGTGATTGATGGGAATGGGACAGAAACAGGTCATATAATTGTTACGACTATCAATGGGAGAAATGGCCAGCCAAAGCAG ACTATAAGCTACATGGCTGAGCGTGTCGTAGGACATGGATCATTTGGAACTGTTTTCCAG gcCAAGTGTCTAGAGACGGGTGAAACTGTAGCGATAAAAAAGGTTCTTCAAGATAGGAGGTACAAGAACCGTGAGCTACAAACCATGCGCCTTCTTGACCATCCAAATGTTGTCTGCCTGAAGCATTGCTTCTTTTCAACAACTCAGAAAGATGAGCTATATCTCAATTTGGTACTTGAATATGTACCAGAGACAGTTCATCGTGTCATCAAACACTACAACAAGATGAACCAACGAATGCCGCTAATATATGTGAAGCTATACATGTATCAG ATATGTAGAGCATTGGCGTATATTCATGGCAACATTGGGGTGTGCCACAGGGACATTAAGCCCCAAAATGTTCTG GTTAACCCACATACACATCAGCTGAAACTATGTGATTTTGGGAGTGCAAAAGTCTTG GTGAAAGGAGAACCAAATATATCTTACATCTGTTCTAGATACTATAGAGCTCCTGAGCTTATTTTCGGGGCAACTGAGTATACTACAGCAATTGACATTTGGTCCGCTGGTTGTGTTCTTGCTGAACTCCTGCTAGGACAG CCTCTCTTCCCTGGTGAAAGTGGAGTTGACCAGCTGGTTGAAATAATTAAG GTTTTGGGTACCCCTACAAGAGAAGAAATCAAATGCATGAACCCAAATTATACGGAGTTCAATTTCCCACAGATTAAAGCCCACCCTTGGCACAAG ATCTTTCATAAGCGAATGCCTCCAGAAGCTGTTGACCTTGTATCTAGGCTTTTGCAGTACTCCCCAAACCTGCGGTGTACTGCT TTAGAAGCATTGATTCATCCATTCTTTGATGAGCTTCGAGATCCGAGTACTCGCTTACCAAATGGCCGCTTTATGCCCCCTCTTTTTAATTTCAAGCCTCATG AGTTGAAGGGAGTGCCAATGGAGACATTAACGAAGTTGATACCTGAGCATGCTAGAAAGCAATGTGCCTTCCTAGGATTATAA
- the LOC103973489 gene encoding zinc finger CCCH domain-containing protein 3, whose translation MPLGKYYCDYCDKQFQDTPAARKRHLQGLHHHRARALWYDSFKEPHGAPLFQPYGSLAKGVCHHFVRTGVCKYGDTCKYFHPKQDVLNPTPAVTGMKYMEAIQIQNSLASNLPGDSMSGNIINQGGISWGNLPPSLRPPPEGGYPPLLFLEWG comes from the exons ATGCCTCTGGGGAAGTACTACTGCGACTACTGCGACAAGCAGTTCCAGGACACCCCGGCCGCCCGCAAGCGCCACTTGCAGGGTCTCCACCACCACCGCGCCCGCGCCCTATGGTACGACTCTTTCAAAg AACCGCATGGAGCACCTCTTTTCCAACCTTATGGAAGCCTGGCCAAAGGCGTCTGCCATCATTTTGTGCGCACG GGGGTTTGCAAGTATGGGGATACATGCAAGTATTTTCATCCAAAGCAGGATGTGCTAAACCCTACACCTGCTGTGACTG GGATGAAGTACATGGAGGCGATACAAATCCAAAATAGCTTGGCTAGCAATCTACCAGGAGACAGCATGTCAG GAAATATCATTAATCAGGGAGGAATTTCATGGGGCAACTTGCCTCCATCATTGCGACCTCCTCCAGAAGGTGGTTACCCACCACTTCTATTTCTGGAATGGGGATAA